Proteins from a genomic interval of Phlebotomus papatasi isolate M1 chromosome 3, Ppap_2.1, whole genome shotgun sequence:
- the LOC129805548 gene encoding probable cytochrome P450 6a20: MLVKDFQHFQDRGFYINERDDPIGANLLTIKGDSWKSLRLKLSPTFTNSKMKVMLPIMMKTSEKFIERLDEDIKKNSDIELGDYLSCFAIDIIGSCGFGIDCNSLNNPDTDFLRMGKKVFSHTKGRFLKKLFVTLFPNLAYKLHIKETLSEVNNFYTKLVTEIVTHREINNIQRNDFLNMLIQLKNKKELNDGSGKNIGSLSLNEIISNTYLFLLAGYETTAITLEFCFLELAHHPEIQNRLRHEIKTVFEKHDNKVTYEALSELKYLDKVAYEAMRKHPVVGFFARFINEDQHIENTDIVLEKGTPVIFSPLGIHHDPEIYPDPEKFDPERFSPEAIKARHPCAFLGFGEGPRNCVGSRFAMTEIRIAISCLLMNYHFSPCDKTKYPIEYSNSNSLLSPAGGCWLKVEKIS, translated from the exons ATGTTAGTGAAGGACTTTCAACATTTTCAAGATCGTGGATTTTATATCAACGAAAGGGATGATCCTATTGGTGCAAACTTACTTACCATTAAGGGTGATTCTTGGAAAAGTCTGAGACTAAAGCTATCACCAACTTTCACAAATTCCAAAATGAAGGTCATGCTGCCTATAATGATGAAAACATCAGAGAAGTTCATAGAGCGTTTAGATGAAGATATTAAAAAGAATAGTGACATAGAACTTGGTGATTATTTATCGTGCTTTGCAATTGATATTATAGGCAGTTGTGGTTTTGGAATTGACTGCAATAGCCTTAATAATCCAGATACGGATTTTCTTCGTATGGGAAAAAAAGTTTTCAGTCATACGAAAGGTCGTTTTTTAAAGaagctttttgttactttattCCCAAATTTAGCCTATAAATTGCACATCAAAGAGACATTAAGTGAAGTAAATAATTTCTATACTAAACTCGTAACTGAAAttgtgacccatagagaaataaataatattcaacGTAATGATTTTCTGAATATGTTGATAcaactgaaaaataaaaaag AACTCAATGATgggtcaggaaaaaatattggaaGTCTCAGTCTCAATGAAATCATCTCAAATACGTATTTATTCCTACTGGCTGGATACGAAACTACTGCAATTACGTTGGAATTCTGTTTCTTAGAACTAGCGCATCATCCAGAAATTCAAAATCGATTACGTCACGAAATTAAAACCGTATTTGAAAAACACGATAATAAAGTCACATACGAGGCTTTGTCTGAACTAAAATATTTGGATAAAGTAGCTTATG AAGCAATGCGAAAACATCCAGTTGTAGGATTTTTTGCAAGATTTATCAATGAGGATCAACACATAGAGAATACAGATATAGTTTTAGAGAAGGGAACTCCTGTGATCTTTTCGCCTTTGGGTATTCATCATGATCCTGAAATTTATCCAGATCCTGAAAAATTCGATCCGGAACGTTTTAGCCCTGAGGCTATTAAAGCTCGCCACCCATGTGCCTTTCTTGGCTTCGGAGAAGGACCACGAAATTGTGTTGGATCGAGATTTGCTATGACAGAGATAAGGATAGCAATATCCTGCCTTTTAATGAACTACCACTTCTCACCTTGTGATAAAACCAAATATCCCATTGAGTATTCAAATTCCAATTCCCTTCTATCACCTGCTGGTGGTTGTTGGTTAAAAGtggaaaaaattagttaa
- the LOC129806687 gene encoding uncharacterized protein LOC129806687: protein MTASMKDFHGEETFIVFVDNSDDEECFGAFQDRELIEVDVGDDEEISQEKLNPDLGETIPTVAKKSKICILFPDNSDDEECFAGFDENVLMAEGVNVAEAERVSQENLITYKILNILLAKNIFACGTVQKNRKNLPELNPDKKMKRGHIDWQCSGRIVCVKWMDNRSVMLLSNYMSPTEMVKVQRRQSGTSQKLELNCLKIVHTYNQHMNGVDIMDQKKSYYEQDRKCAAKFYLKLFFDILDIGINNACIVYNEMSQEKDIGRSLTLLQFRQEVARCLIGDYRSRTRAPPTIRHSNELLQPLQHCPVWIKIRSRCHLCYTKNKVDSRTFCKCEACGVYLCFNSTRNCFKQHHDPKSM, encoded by the coding sequence ATGACAGCTTCAATGAAAGATTTTCATGGTGAAGAAACCTTTATAGTCTTTGTGGACAACAGCGATGATGAGGAGTGTTTTGGAGCATTTCAGGATAGAGAGCTCATCGAAGTAGATGTCGGAGATGATGAAGAAATATCCCAGGAAAAGTTGAACCCAGATCTAGGCGAAACCATCCCCACTGTcgcgaaaaagtcaaaaatctGCATACTTTTTCCGGACAATAGCGATGATGAGGAGTGTTTTGCAGGATTTGATGAGAACGTGTTGATGGCAGAAGGCGTTAATGTGGCGGAAGCCGAAAGGGTATCTCAGGAAAACTTGATTACTTACAAAATACTTAACATTTTGCTTGCAAAAAACATATTTGCATGCGGCACCGtacaaaaaaatcgcaaaaatttgCCAGAACTGAATCCAGATAAGAAGATGAAGAGAGGACACATTGATTGGCAGTGTTCAGGACGCATTGTATGTGTAAAGTGGATGGACAATCGCTCGGTCATGCTCCTCTCAAATTATATGTCGCCAACAGAAATGGTGAAGGTGCAGAGACGGCAGTCTGGGACATCACAGAAGCTGGAGctaaattgtctgaaaattgtCCACACTTACAATCAACACATGAATGGGGTGGATATCATGGACCAGAAAAAGTCATATTATGAGCAAGATAGAAAGTGCGCGGCAAaattctacctaaaattattctttgataTTCTGGACATTGGTATAAACAACGCGTGCATCGTTTACAACGAAATGTCACAGgagaaagacattggaagatcACTCACACTGCTGCAGTTCAGACAGGAAGTGGCTAGATGTCTCATTGGTGATTATAGGAGTAGGACACGAGCGCCTCCCACTATTAGACATTCTAATGAACTACTTCAACCCCTCCAGCACTGTCCAGTTTGGATAAAAATAAGAAGCCGGTGCCACCTGtgttatacaaaaaataaagtAGACAGCAGGACCTTTTGTAAATGTGAAGCATGCGGAGTGTATCTATGCTTCAATTCAACACGCAACTGCTTCAAACAGCATCATGATCCAAAAAGTATGTAA